The Streptomyces laurentii region TCTCGCCCGTGGTCTGGTCGTCTGCCGTCCACCCTTGGATCACAAGATCCTTCGTCTCCTGGTCCACCCACACAGCCGGTGATCCGTGATCTCCGGACTCGGGATCTTTGCCGACGAACAGTAAGGCCATGGTGTCCCTCCCTGTCGAGCACGTGGCGCTTGGTTGCACAGGCTCACTCTGGAGGAGAGTGCCGGTCAAGGAGGCCGGAACGACTAAATACCGCCTGAGGGTGGCCAGGGGAATCCGGCATGATGCCGGGCGGGGGTGGGACCCCCGCCCAGCGTGCACGGCTACTTGAGGTAGACGAGGCCGTCGGTGGTGAGGGTGGGACGGCCGCTGGTGCCGACCACGACGACCTTGACGGTGTGCTTGCCGCTGGTGGCCCAGGTCTTGGTCCAGATCGCGTCGCGGTACTTGGTGGTGCCGGACTTCAGATCGACCGTGGCGGTCTTCACGCCGTCGACGTAGATGTACGCCTGGCCCGAGGTGGCCGCGCGGGACACGACCCAGGTGGC contains the following coding sequences:
- a CDS encoding hypothetical protein (identified by MetaGeneAnnotator; putative;~sequence version:1), with product MALLFVGKDPESGDHGSPAVWVDQETKDLVIQGWTADDQTTGESSQDVSIPGHESVIRVPKRMVPLLREALRVAESD